In the Nocardioides panaciterrulae genome, GCGCGGGGTGCGCGGACCCCAAATCCGGCGTCACCCCACGCGGGCGAGCAGGTTCTGCGCCAGCTGGTCGATCGTCGTGCCGTCGACGAAGACCTTCCCGTCGAGCAGGATCGTCGGGGTGCTGCGTACGCCGGCGTCGGCGGCGGCCTGGGTGGCCCGGTCCACCCAGGCCTTCTGCGACTCCTGCTCGATGTCGGACCTGACCGCGGACTCCGACGCCCCGGCGGCGACCGCCTTGTCGACCAGCCAGCTGCTGGACGGGTAGGGGCCCTGCTCCTGGGGCTGGTCGGCGTAGAGCAGGTCGTGGAACTTCTTGGCGACGGCGGGTCCGGAGTCGGCGAGCACCACCTTGAACGCGGAGGCGGCGGCGACCGAGTAGTCGGTCTGGAGCAGGTTGAACGGGCGGTACTCGACGTACACCTTGCCCTGGTCGGCGAGGGTGGCGAGCTTGTCGTGGGTGGCGCGCTCGAACTCGCCGCAGTAGGGGCACAGGAAGTCCTCGTAGACGACCACCGAGTGCGGCGCGTTCTTGTCGCCGACGGTCACGCCCCAGGTGCCGGCCCCGGCCGGTGGGGCGGAGACGTTGGTGCTGGTGTCCAGGGAACGGGTGAGCAGGAAGCCGCCGCCGACGAGCACGATGATCACCGCGACCACGATCGCGATCATCCGGGTGGCGCGGCGGCGCTCGGCGCGCTGCTGGTCGCGCAGCGCGGCGGCCGCGCGGTCGCTGCGGCTCTCAGGGGTCTGCTTCGACATTGCTCAGGATCCTTCGGAGGCGGTGGTGGGGTGGAAGAGCAGGCGGTCCACCGCCAGCCTGGTCCGGCCGACCCACACGAGGTAGCCGGAGAGGAGGAGCAGTCCGACGTCCCGGGCGATCTCCCACGGGTACTTCGACGCGGCGTTCGGGTCGAAGCCGCCACCGCCGAAGCAGCCGCAGTCGATGGTCAGTCCCCGCGCCCACACCGACCAGATCGCGGCGATGAAGCCGACCAGCAGCAGCGCGGAGGCGACCGCGGCACCCCGGGTGAGCACGCCGACGACGAGGGCCAGCCCGATCACGATCTCGATCACCGGGAGCAGCTGTCCCACCGTGGGCACCATCGAGGACGGCAGCAGCTGATAGGCCCGCACGGCCTGCACGCTGCTGGCCGGGTCGGGCAGCTTGATGGCGCCGGCGACGATCCACACCGCACCGACGACCAGCCTGGCCGCCAGCCCGAACCACTCCTTCACACCCTCGACCCTAGAAGGCGGGTCTGAATCGCGCCTGAGAACCCCGCAGTATGGTGCCCTCGTGAACGAGAGACTCGTCTGGATCGACTGTGAGATGACCGGGCTCGACCTCGAGGCCGACGCGCTCATCGAGGTCGCGGCCCTGGTGACCGACTTCGACCTCAACGTGCTCGGGGAGGGTGTCGACCTCATCGTCAAGCCGCCCACCGAGGCGATCGCGCAGATGAACGACTTCGTGCGCAGCATGCACGAGAAGTCCGGCCTGCTCGAGGAGCTCGACCACGGCATCACGATGGCCGAGGCCGAGGACCGGGTCCTCGCCTACATCCGCGAGCACTGCCCCGAGGGCAGCCGGCCTCCGCTGGCCGGCAACACGGTCGCCACGGACCGCGCGTTCCTCGCCCGCGACATGCCCGAGCTCGAGGCCTTCCTGCACTACCGGATCGTCGACGTCTCCTCGATCAAGGAGCTCTCGCGACGCTGGTTCCCCCGGGCCTACTTCCAGGCGCCCGCCAAGCGGGGCAACCACCGGGCGCTGGCCGACATCCGGGAGAGCATCGAGGAGCTCCGCTACTACCGCGAGGCGGTCTTCGTGCCCTCCCCTGGCCCCGACAGCGAGGCGGCCCGCCGGATCGCCGCGCGGCACGGCGGCGCGCTGACCGGACTCACCGAGGAGCCCGATTCCGGGAATCCGGCGGGGGCCTAGTACAGTTCTCTCGATCCCGGCCGCGCCGGGATCTTGCATGGTGGGTGTAGCTCAGCTGGTAGAGCACCTGGTTGTGGTCCAGGTGGCCGCGGGTTCAAGTCCCGTCACTCACCCCAGTGCCCAAGCGGCGGCCTCGAGCCCCTGACCTGCAGAGATGCGGTCAGGGGCTCGATGCTTATGGTCTCCCCGCCTGCCGTGCCGTGGACCGGGGGGCGGCCACCGCGGGAAGGACCGCGCGTTAGCCTCGGAGTCCGTGACCTCCTCTCGCCTCCGCTCGGCGCTGCTGCGCGGCGCGGTCGGCCTGCTGGCCGCCGTCCAGTTGACGGCGTGCGGCGGCTCCGCCCACAACACTCCCCGATCGGCGCCGCACTACGCCTCCGGCACCGAGGTGGGCCGGCCGTTGCCGGCCGGGCTGAGGCGGATGCCCCTCACCGACGAGCAGGGCCGCACGGTCCACCTGTCCGACTACGCCGGCAGGACCGTCGTCCTGCAGGACGTGACGACCCTGTGCCAGGAGCTGTGCCCGATCGACACCGCGACGTTCGTCAGCACCGCCCGGCAGTACCAGGACCGCGCCGACGACCCCTCCGACACCGTCTTCCTCAGCGTCACCGTGGACCCGGAACGGGACACGCCGGCCCAGCTGCGCGCCTACCGCAGGCAGTACGCCGGCGCCGGGGACCAGCTGCCCCAGTGGCACCTGCTGACCGGCTCGCCCGCGGACCTGGCCGCGCTGTGGAAGTTCCTCGGCGTCTACGTCGAGAAGGTCCCGCAGGACGGCGCCGTCCGGAACTGGCGTACCGGGCAGCCCCTCACCTACGACGTGCAGCACTCCGACGAGGTGTTCTTCCTCGACGGCAGCGGCGCGGAGCAGTACCTGCTCGACGGGATGCCCTCGCTCGGCGAGCGCCGGATCCCCGGCGACCTCCAGCGCTTCATGAGCGCGCGGGGGCACCGCAACGAGCGGAGGGACTCGGGCTGGACCGCGACCCAGGCCCTGGGCGTGCTGGCCTGGTTGCACCACCGTCCCACCTGACCCGGATCCGGGCTCGCCTGGCCTAAGGTCGGCGCATGCCGCTGACCGCGAGCTTCCTGCGTCGTCACCTGGGGCCCATCGTGCTGTGGGCGCTGGTCCTCGGCCAGGCGCTGCTGTGGTGGTGGGCCCGCCCCGCCGGCGAGGACACCGGCTCCTACTACGGCCAGCTGCTCGGGGCGGAGTCGGTCCTGCTCATGTCGATCGGCGTCGTGCTGGTCAGCACGCTGCCCTGGCTCGACACCTACTTCGACGGCATCGACCGGGCGGCGGTCTGGCACCGGCGGGTGGCGATCACCGGCCTGGTGCTGCTGCTGCCGCACATCTTGATGTCCCACCACGGCGGCGCCGGGTGGGCGAACCCCGCGGGCGTGATCGCGACCGTCGGCCTGGTCGCCCTGGCGGTGTGGGCGATCCTGCCGAGATGGCGGTCGGTGGTGCCCGAGCTGGGGCGCCGGCTGATCCGCGCCGCGCACGACTGGGCGCCGTCGCGGCTGGTGGCCCGGGTGCTCGGCGACTACGAGATCTGGCGGGCCGTGCACCGCACCACCGGGATCTTCCTAGCGATCGGCTTCGCCCACGGCCTCGGCGACGCCTCCCCGTTCGCGCACAGCCCACTGCTGCGCTGGTCCTACCTGGTGGTGGGCGGGATCGGGCTGGCCGTCTACGCCTACCGCGAGCTGCTCGCCCGGCGCGGCCACGGCCTGCGCGACTACCAGGTCCGGGAGCTCCGCCCGGTGGGCGAGGGCCTGACCGAGATCGTGCTGCGCCCGCTCGGCCGGCCCCTGGACTACCGGCCCGGCCAGTTCGCGATGCTGCACCTGGAGGCCAAGGACGGCTGGCACCGCCACCCGTTCACGCTCGCCAAGCAGCCCGTCGGAGCCGGACATCCGGGTCACGATCAAGGCGCTGGGCGACTACACCTCCCGGGTCGACACCCTGGCCCGGCCCGGGATGCCGGCCGTGCTCAGCGGGCCGCACGGCCGGTTCGTGCACGGCAAGGGCACCGACCGCCAGGTCTGGATCGCCGGCGGGGTGGGCGTCACCCCGTTCTTGAGCTGGTTGCGCTCCCTGGACGAGCAGCCGCCGCCGGACCGCGTCGACTTCTTCTACTCCGTCTCCCAGGAGTCCGACGGCGAGGTGCCCTACCTCGCCGAGATGCGCGCGATCCTGGAGCGCCACCCCGAGGTCGACCTGCACGTGGTGCGCTCCGCCGTCGACGGCCGGCTCACCGCCCGGCGCGTCCTGGAGCGCTCCGGCGCCGACCCCCGGCACCTGTCGATCTTCATGTGCGGCCCCGAGCCGATGGTGCGCGACCTGCAGCAGGGGTTCCGCGCGGACGGCGTCTCGGCCCTGCGGATCCACCGCGAGCACTTCGACTGGCGCTGACGAACGCCGGGCCGGTGGGTCAGACCTCGGCGCGCCGCCAGCCGTCGTCGGTCCGCTCGACCAGGCCCAGCCGCGCGAACGCCTCCAGCCAGCCCGGCATCGGCCACTCCCCCCACCGGTCGTGGAAGGTGCGCGCGTTGCGCAAGATGTCCTCGAGGTGCTGGACCGGAGGGTCCTGCGTCGGGTGGTGCTGGTGGTAGCTGCGTGCCGAGCCGACCCAGCCGAGCTCCAGCCCGGCGCGCTCGACCCGGAACCCGAAGTCGGTGTCCTCGGCCCCGTAGCCCGTGTAGGCCTCGTCGAAGCCGCCGCTGCGTCGCCACGCCTCACCGGACAGGGCGAAGGAGAGCGACCAGAACAGCCGCGGGTCGGCGCCGCTCCGCCGCTCGCCCGGCGCCGGGGCGGGTCGGGCGGGGTGGGGTGCGTCCTGGTCGGCCAGGGCGCCGGGGGCATGGTCCGCGGCGGGCGCGAGGTAGGTGACCGGACCGGACCAGACGACCTCCGGCTCCTCGCGGACCGCGTCCTCGTAGGCCTGGACCAGGCCCGCCCCGGCCAGGCAGTCGACGTCGAGGCACACCACGGTGTCCGCCCCCGCCCCGAGTGCCGCGGCCACCCCGCGGTTGCGCGCGTGCGCGAGCGGCAGGCGCGCCCCGGCCTCCGGCGCCATGTCGACCGCCACGACCTCGCGGCGCAGCCCGTCGCGCACGACCGGACGGATCAGCGGGTCTCCCATGGCGACCACGACGTACCGGTCGGGGATCCGCTCCTGCGCCGCGAGCGAGCGGTGCTGGGCGGCCAGGTGGGCGTGGCGGCCGCGGGCGATCGTCACCACCGCGACGCGCCTCACGCCGCCGCCGCCAGCACCTCGTCGACGACCGCGGCGAACCGGGCCGCCGCACCGCCGTCGCACCACTGCTCCCAGCGGCCGCCGTCCAGGCGCGCGGTGGCCGCCAGCACGGCGCCCCACCCGGCGGCCGGGTTCTCCGGCAGCTCGGGCAGCACGGTGGCCGGCCACGGCCCGTGGGCGAGGAGCACCGCGGTGCAGTGCTGCTCGTCGAAGGGCCGCCGCTGGGGCACGACGACCGCGGGACGCCGCAGCGCCGCAACCTCGGCGAGCGCGTTCTGCCCGGCGTGGGTGAGCACCACGTCGGCCCCGGCGACCGCCTCGCGGGGATCCTCCACCCAGGCGTGGTCGCCACCCAGGACCGTCCATGCCCAGCCCGGGGCCTGGGCCTGCATCCGGGCGAGCCGGCTCCGGTCCAGCACGTCTCCCCCGCTCCCGAGCAGCACCGTCACCCGGCGCTGCTGGCCCCGAGGGTGTGGGACCGGGGCGGCGCCCTCGGCGACGGGGTACCGCGCCAGCGCGCCCACCGCTCGGACCCGGTCGCGAACCTCCGCCGGGACCGCGGGCAGCAGCGTGGTCGTCGCCCGACCGTCACCGTCCGGCCAGAACCCCACCAGCGCCTCCGCGATGTCGAACCCCAGCCGGTGCGGCGCGTCGTCCCGGCAGCCGGGCAGCACCACGGAGATCACGGGGACACCGTGCAGGCGGCACAGCAGCACCATCTCGACCGAGACGTCCACGACGACCGCCTGCGGGGCGCTCTGCTCGATCCACCGCGAGACCCGCGCCGCTCGCGCCGCCTGGCCCCGGTGTCCGAGGGGGGCCCAGTGCAGGCGACCCGCGGCCGTGACCTCGCGGTGGGGAGGGTGGTCGTCGTCCCGGGGCAGCTGGATCCAGGGGCCGCGCCAGCCCGCGGGCCGCTCGAGGCTCGAGAGCCCGGCCACCTCGACGTCCAGCGTCGCGGCCAGGGCCCGGGCCCGGTGGAGGTGCCCGCGGCCCTGGTGGTGCACGTAGTAGCCGATCACGCGACCCGGTCCCCCTCGAGCAGCTCCGCGTAGCACTCCTCGTACTCGTCGAGCATCCGGTCGAGGGAGCAGTCCAGCTCCGCGTGCCGGCGGGTCGCGGCCCGGTCCCGCGTCGCGGCGACGAGCACGGCCTCGGCCAGCGACGCGACGTCGCCCGGCTCGGCGAGCGCGCCGACCTCGTCGTCCACCAGCTCCGGGAGCGCCCCGCGCGCGTACGCCGCGAGCGGGGTCCCGCAGGCCATCGCCTCCGGACCGACCAGGCCGTAGGGCTCGTCCCAGGCCGGCGTGGCCACGGCCACCGACGCCCGGCCCAGCAGGCGGTCCAGGGCCGCGTGGTCCAGGTGCCCCACGTGCACGGCGTACGGTCCGAGACGGGGCGCCACCTCCGCGGCGTAGTACCCCGGATCCGACACCGGCCCGGCGAGGACCAGCGGCACGCCCGCCAGCCGGCATGCGTCGATGGCATCGTGCGGCGCCTTCTCCGGGACCATCCGCCCGAACCAGACGGCCGGGCCGCCGCCCTCGCCGGGGGTCCACGCCCGCACATCGATCCCGTTGAGCACCGGCCTGCTGGTGACGACGTGGGCCCACGCGCGCGCCATGACCCGGCTCACCGCGGTGAACCGCGATCCGTCCGGGTCGAGCGCGACCGCGGACTCGAGCCAGGGCAGCGGCGGCGTGTGCAGGCTGGTCAGGACCGGCACCGGCACCATGGAGGCCATCGCCACCGGCAGGTGGTGGAGGCTGTTGTTGTGCACGACGTCGAAGCGGCGCGCGCCGTCCCGCGCGAGCTGCATCATCAGCGACAGGTAGGCGTGGTGGTCCGCCATCCACGCCCGCGACGGAGCGTTGACGTCGCCGAGGGAGATCTCGCTGGGCGCGAACGGGCGGTGGGCGAGGTGCTCCACCGGCAGGTCCGGGTCGGAGCCAGGCGCCGCGAACAGCGCGACCTCGTGGCCGCGTGCGGCCAGCCCGCGCGCCAGCGTGTGCGTCATGGCCTCGAGGCCGCCCGCGAACGGCTGGCGCACCGGGTGGCGGCTCGACGCGATCAGGCAGATCCGCAAGTCAGGCCCCCAGCAGGGATCGGTAGAGCTGCTGGTGGGCGTCGGCGACGTCCCGGCGCTGCCGTCGCCGCTCCTCGACGCTCGCGCCGAGGTCCGGCCGGTCCCGGTAGGCGGTGCCGACGGCGTCCATGAGGCTGTCGGGGTCGAAGCCGTCCTCGTCGTGACGGTAGCTGAGCACCGGACCCTGGTCGGCGAAGTAGCCGCAGGTCGGGGCGACGACGGTCGTGCCGAGGTCGCGGCAGGCCTCGAGCCAGCCGGAGTGGGTGCCGAACCGGTAGGGCAGCACCGACACGTCGAGCGAGGACAGGTAGGCCCACAGCTCGTCGTCGGGGAGGAAGTCGTGCACCCGCAGATCGAGGTCGCCGGCCGCCGCCGCGGTGGTGAGGAGCTCGGCGAGCTGCGCGTCTCGGCGCGGCCCGTCGTCGTCCAGGACGTCGTGGTGGGCGTTGACCTGCAGCACCGCCCCCGGCAGCCGACCCACCGTCCGGATCAGCGTGGGCAGCAGGCGCAGCGGGTCCATGCTCGCCCGCAGGGACTTCACGTGCAGCCCCACGCGGAAGGTGTCCCGGGGCCGAGCACGGCGCCGTTCCTGGGCCTGGCGCATCGTCGGGAGGTCGACGACGTGGGGGTGTGGCAGGACGATCGCCTCGCGGCCCCAGCGGCGGGCGATCTCGTCGGCGGCGCCGCGGGTGAGGGTCACCACGGCGTCCGCCGCGGGGATCAGCACGTCGAGCTGGGCGTCGTGCAGCTCCCTGCTGGCGTGGTGGGGGTTGCGCAGGTCGTGCACCGTGTGCACGTAGGGCTTGCCGCGACTGCGGAGCACCTCGACCAGGTCACGCAGGTCCGCCGGGTCGCGGGAGTCGAAGCCGAACTGGACGTGGAACACGTCGAACTCCGCCTCGGCCGCCCAGTGCGGGTCCAGCATCGCCGGCGGCCACCACCGCTGCGCGGCGGACCGGCGCGGGTCGTCGGGGTCGGGGTCGGGCAGCCTCCGCGGTCCCTCGCCGAGCTCGGGGGCGAGGTGGCGGACGTAGACGTGGTTGGCGGGGACCGAGGCCACCACCACGGGGGCGTCATCGGCCCCGGCGCCGGTCGAACGGGGGGCGGAGGCGGGGGCCGAACGGCCGGTCCAGCGGGAGGTCGAAGAGGTGGAGAGGGTCGTCACCCATGGGCAGTACCCCGGCCGCGCCGGCCGACCCTCACCCGGCGGGGTGAGCGGCCGCCGGACCTAGGCCGGGATGTGCCCGAAGTGGCCGCGCTGGAAGTCCTCGTAGGCCTGCAGCACCTCGGCCTTGGTGTTCATCACGAACGGGCCGGCCCAGGCGAGGGGCTCGCGGATCGGGCGGCCGCCGGCGACGATCACGTCGAGCTTCGGCGACCGGCTCTCCTGGCTGCCGTCGGCGGTGACGGTCAGGTAGTCGCCGGCACCGAGGACCGCCGCCTGGCCGGTGTGCACCGGGGAGCCGTCCCCGACGGTGCCGTGGCCGTTGAGCACGTAGACCAGCGCGTTGAAGTCGACCTCCCACGGGAGCTCGAGGCGCGCGCCGGGCTCGAGCGTGGCGTGAACCAGCGTCATCGGGGTGTACGTCGACCCGGGGCCGTCGTGGCCGTCGACCGAGCCCGCGATCACGCGCACCAGCGCGCCGGCGTCCGGGGACGTCAGCAGCGCGACCTCGCCGGAGCGCAGGTCCTGGTAGCGGGGGTCGTTCATCTTGGCGTCCCGCGGCAGGTTCACCCACAGCTGGATGCCGTGGAACAGACCGCCCTGCTGCACCAGCCACTCCGGGGGCGCCTCGATGTGCAGCAGCCCGCTGCCGGCCGTCATCCACTGGGTGTCGCCGTTGGTGATGGTGCCGCCGCCGCCGTGGCTGTCCTGGTGGTCGAAGACCCCGTCGATGATGTAGGTCACGGTCTCGAAGCCGCGGTGCGGGTGCCAGGGGGTGCCCTTCGGCTCGCCCGGCGCGTACTCCACCTCCCCCATCTGGTCCATCATCACGAACGGGTCGAGGTGGGCCAGGTCGATGCCGGCGAACGCGCGCCGGACCGGGAAGCCCTCGCCCTCGTAGCCCTGCGGCGCCGTCGTCACCTGCCACACCGGGCGCGGCTGGTCGCCCAGGCCGGGTGTGCGGAGGCGGTCGAGCACGGTCAGGTCGGGCACGGTGATCGCAGGCATGGGGGCTCCTTCGCGGCGTCGGGGGTGACACCGAGTCCAACGGTAGTTGAAAGTTGGATATTCCTCCAGGCCGCGGGCCCGGTCAGACCACGATCGGCAGCCAGACCCGGAACGTCGTCCCGCGTCCCTCGCCCGAGGCGAGCTCGATCCGGCCGCCGTGGCGCTCGACCACGGCTCGGGCGATCGACAGCCCCAGGCCGCTGCCGGGGATGGCGTTCCGCTGCGCCGTCGAGGAGCGGAAGAAGCGGCTGAAGATCCGCGCGTGCTCCTCCGCGGGGATCCCGATGCCGGTGTCGCGGACCTCGACCAGCGCGCTGTCGCCGCGGGTCGCCAGGCAGAGGGCGACCTCGCCGCCCTCGGGGGTGAACTTCACCGCGTTGCCCAGCAGGTTGACCACGACCCGCTCGATCATGTCGCGATCGCCGAGGAACGGCACCGGTTCGGCCGGCATCTCCAGGCGGACGTCGAGGTCCCGGCCCGCCCACGCCGGCGCGACCACGTCGTAGCCGGTCCGCAGCAGCACCCGCAGGTCCAGGGCCCGGTCGGAGATCACCAGGCCGTCGTCCTCGATCCGGGAGAGCGTCAGCAGGTCGTCGATGAGCAGCAGCAGGCGGGAGCTGTTCACGCTGACCCGGCGTACGGCGTCGGCCTGAGCCTCGGTGAGCGTCCCGAAGTCCCCGCTGTCCAGCATCTCGAGGTAGCCCACGATGCTGGTGATCGGCGTGCGCAGCTCGTGGCTGACGCTGGACACGAACGTCTCCTTCACCCGGTCGACCTCGCGCAGCCGCTCGACCGCGGTCCGCTCGGTCGCCAGCGCCTCGACGAGGGTGCGCTGGAGCTCGACGCGCTCCGTGACGTCCTCGGAGGTGCTGACGTAGCCGGTGACCCGCCCCCGGTCGTCGACGATCCGGTCCAGCGTCATCGAGTGGGTGCGCTCGGTGCCGTCCCTGCGGACGAACCGGATGTCGTCGGAGCCCCGCGCCGGCGCCGCCATCGCGAGCGCCACCGCCCCGAAGTCGTCCCGCACGCCCAGCTCGGCGGCCTTCTCGCGGATCGCCTGCTCGGTGTGGAACATCCGGGTGGACCTGCCCATCACCTCCTCCGGGGCGTAGCCGAGCAGTCGCTGGGCTCCGGGGTTGAACAGGGTGATCCGCCCCTGGGCGTCGGTGCCGATGATCGCGACACCGGTCGCACCGTTGACGATGCTCTGCACCTTGTCGCGCTCGGCCGCGGCCTCGCGCGCCAGGACCAGCTGCTCCCCCACGACCTGCACCATCGGGACCACGACCGCCGCGCAGTCCACGCCGAAGACGGCGAGCAGCAGCGGCCGGGTGTCCACCGGGAGTCCGTAGGCCTGTGGGATGTCCGAGAACGGCCCGAACCCGTAGCTCGTGAGCTGGATCGCGATCGCGAACACGACGAACCCCTGCGCCAGCGCCTCGTAGGGGTTGGCGCGCAGCCCGCCCCAGGCCAGCACCGGCAGCACCGCGAAGACCAGGCTCGGGAAGTCGTGCGGCAGGAAGACCAGCATCGTGACCACCGACAGCAGCACCCACTGCAGGACGCGCTCGCCTGCGGGAGCGACGGACTCGCGGCTGCGCAGCCGCAGGAAGAACGGCACCACGGTGAGGTGGGAGGCGGCCTGCGCGGCCATCACGGTGAGCCCCACCAGCAGCGGGTTGCCCCAGTCGGAGAGCAGCGAGCCGAGCGCGGCGGCGACGCCCACGACCAGCGCCCCGAGGCCGGCACCGCCGAAGAACCGCACCAGGTCCTCGCTGGTCCTCAGCGCCGGGCGGCCCTCGCGGCCGGCCGTCAGCACGCGCCAGTTCGCCCACACGCCGACGGCGATCCCCACCGCCACGGCCAGCATGAACGCGCCCGGCAGCCCGCCGGCCAGGAAGGTGAGCAGCGCGACGACACCGACCCCGGCCGCCAGCGCCGGGACCCACCGGCGCGGTGCCAGCAGCAGGGTGGCCGTGGCACCGCCGACCGGCCAGATCCCGATGCCGTGGCCGCCCTCGGGGACCGCGGTCACCGCGGCGACCCCGAAGCCCGACACGCCCAGCGCGAGGGCCGCCAGCAGCAGCGGCCGAGACGTCCTCACTCGCTCCTCCTGGTGGCCCGAGCACCCACGGGAAGGATCCAATCACACTCGACTCGCCCCCGGCGCGGATCGGCGGTTTGCCGCCCGACTCGGCGGGACGGTTAGGTTGACCGGGTGACTTCGGCGAAGCAGCGGTACGACGTCGTCGTCGTCGGGGGCGGCCACAACGGGCTGGTCTCCGCGGCGTACCTCGCCCGAGCGGGCCTCTCGGTCCTCGTCCTGGAGCGGCTCGGCCACACCGGCGGCGCGGCCGTCTCGGCGCAGCCGTTCGCCGGCCGCCCGGCCCGCCTGTCCCGCTACTCCTACCTGGTCTCGTTGCTCCCCGAGCAGCTCGTGAGCGACCTCGAGCTCGACATCCGGCTGGTCTCGCGTCCGACCGCGTCCTACACCCCGGTCCGCCGGGACGGCCGCGACCTCGGCCTGCTGGTGGAGCGAACCGAGGGCGAGGCGACCCGGCGCTCGTTCGCCGAGCTCACCGGCAGCGAGGAGGAGTACGCCGCGTGGCGCGCGTTCTACGCCGACGCCGCCGAGCTGGCGCAGGTGGTGGCCCCCACGCTGCTGTCCCCGCTGCCCACCGAGCGGCAGGTCCGCGAGCAGGTGGACGCCGGCCTGTGGCGCGACTTCGTCACCTCCCCGCTCGGCGAGACGATCGTGAAGCGGTTCCAGGACGACCTGGTGCGCGGCGTGGTGGCCACCGACGCGCTGATCGGCACCTTCGCCTCGCTGCACGACCCCTCGCTGGTGCAGAACCGCTGCTTCCTCTACCACCTGATCGGCAACGGCACCGGTGAGTGGCGGGTGCCGGTCGGCGGCATGGGCGCGGTGACCGACGCGCTCGCCCGCGCGGCGGACCGGGCGGGTGCCGAGGTGATCACCTCGGCCGGGGTGAGCGGGATCCGCGAGACCGGCGACGGCGCCGAGGTGACCTGGCACGACGGCGGCCGCTCGCACACGGTGACCGCGCGGCAGGTGCTGGCCAACGTGGCGCCGTGGGTGCTGAGGATCCTGCTCGGTGACGCCGAGGAGCCGGAGACCAAGCCCGAGGGCTCGCAGCTGAAGATCAACCTTCTGCTCGACCGGCTGCCGCGGCTGCGCTCGGGCGTCGACCCGGCGGTCGCGTTCGCCGGCACCCTGCACCTCGCCGAGGACTACGGCCGGCTCGAATCGGCGTACGCCGAGGCCGCCGCTGGCCGACTGCCCGCGACGCTGCCCGGCGAGGTCTACTGCCACTCGCTGACCGACCCCTCGATCCTCGGCGACACCGACGGCACCCACACGCTGACCTACTTCGGGCTGCACACCCCCGCCTCGCTGTTCGCGCAGGACCCGGAGGCCACCAAGCAGCTCGCGGTCTCCCGCGCGCTGGCCGCGCTCGACGAGCACTTGGTCGACCCGATCGCG is a window encoding:
- a CDS encoding glycosyltransferase family 1 protein gives rise to the protein MVVASVPANHVYVRHLAPELGEGPRRLPDPDPDDPRRSAAQRWWPPAMLDPHWAAEAEFDVFHVQFGFDSRDPADLRDLVEVLRSRGKPYVHTVHDLRNPHHASRELHDAQLDVLIPAADAVVTLTRGAADEIARRWGREAIVLPHPHVVDLPTMRQAQERRRARPRDTFRVGLHVKSLRASMDPLRLLPTLIRTVGRLPGAVLQVNAHHDVLDDDGPRRDAQLAELLTTAAAAGDLDLRVHDFLPDDELWAYLSSLDVSVLPYRFGTHSGWLEACRDLGTTVVAPTCGYFADQGPVLSYRHDEDGFDPDSLMDAVGTAYRDRPDLGASVEERRRQRRDVADAHQQLYRSLLGA
- a CDS encoding glycosyltransferase, which translates into the protein MRICLIASSRHPVRQPFAGGLEAMTHTLARGLAARGHEVALFAAPGSDPDLPVEHLAHRPFAPSEISLGDVNAPSRAWMADHHAYLSLMMQLARDGARRFDVVHNNSLHHLPVAMASMVPVPVLTSLHTPPLPWLESAVALDPDGSRFTAVSRVMARAWAHVVTSRPVLNGIDVRAWTPGEGGGPAVWFGRMVPEKAPHDAIDACRLAGVPLVLAGPVSDPGYYAAEVAPRLGPYAVHVGHLDHAALDRLLGRASVAVATPAWDEPYGLVGPEAMACGTPLAAYARGALPELVDDEVGALAEPGDVASLAEAVLVAATRDRAATRRHAELDCSLDRMLDEYEECYAELLEGDRVA
- a CDS encoding galactosyltransferase-related protein, giving the protein MRRVAVVTIARGRHAHLAAQHRSLAAQERIPDRYVVVAMGDPLIRPVVRDGLRREVVAVDMAPEAGARLPLAHARNRGVAAALGAGADTVVCLDVDCLAGAGLVQAYEDAVREEPEVVWSGPVTYLAPAADHAPGALADQDAPHPARPAPAPGERRSGADPRLFWSLSFALSGEAWRRSGGFDEAYTGYGAEDTDFGFRVERAGLELGWVGSARSYHQHHPTQDPPVQHLEDILRNARTFHDRWGEWPMPGWLEAFARLGLVERTDDGWRRAEV
- a CDS encoding pirin family protein — protein: MPAITVPDLTVLDRLRTPGLGDQPRPVWQVTTAPQGYEGEGFPVRRAFAGIDLAHLDPFVMMDQMGEVEYAPGEPKGTPWHPHRGFETVTYIIDGVFDHQDSHGGGGTITNGDTQWMTAGSGLLHIEAPPEWLVQQGGLFHGIQLWVNLPRDAKMNDPRYQDLRSGEVALLTSPDAGALVRVIAGSVDGHDGPGSTYTPMTLVHATLEPGARLELPWEVDFNALVYVLNGHGTVGDGSPVHTGQAAVLGAGDYLTVTADGSQESRSPKLDVIVAGGRPIREPLAWAGPFVMNTKAEVLQAYEDFQRGHFGHIPA
- a CDS encoding SCO family protein, whose product is MTSSRLRSALLRGAVGLLAAVQLTACGGSAHNTPRSAPHYASGTEVGRPLPAGLRRMPLTDEQGRTVHLSDYAGRTVVLQDVTTLCQELCPIDTATFVSTARQYQDRADDPSDTVFLSVTVDPERDTPAQLRAYRRQYAGAGDQLPQWHLLTGSPADLAALWKFLGVYVEKVPQDGAVRNWRTGQPLTYDVQHSDEVFFLDGSGAEQYLLDGMPSLGERRIPGDLQRFMSARGHRNERRDSGWTATQALGVLAWLHHRPT
- a CDS encoding glycosyltransferase, whose product is MIGYYVHHQGRGHLHRARALAATLDVEVAGLSSLERPAGWRGPWIQLPRDDDHPPHREVTAAGRLHWAPLGHRGQAARAARVSRWIEQSAPQAVVVDVSVEMVLLCRLHGVPVISVVLPGCRDDAPHRLGFDIAEALVGFWPDGDGRATTTLLPAVPAEVRDRVRAVGALARYPVAEGAAPVPHPRGQQRRVTVLLGSGGDVLDRSRLARMQAQAPGWAWTVLGGDHAWVEDPREAVAGADVVLTHAGQNALAEVAALRRPAVVVPQRRPFDEQHCTAVLLAHGPWPATVLPELPENPAAGWGAVLAATARLDGGRWEQWCDGGAAARFAAVVDEVLAAAA
- a CDS encoding DsbA family protein, with protein sequence MSKQTPESRSDRAAAALRDQQRAERRRATRMIAIVVAVIIVLVGGGFLLTRSLDTSTNVSAPPAGAGTWGVTVGDKNAPHSVVVYEDFLCPYCGEFERATHDKLATLADQGKVYVEYRPFNLLQTDYSVAAASAFKVVLADSGPAVAKKFHDLLYADQPQEQGPYPSSSWLVDKAVAAGASESAVRSDIEQESQKAWVDRATQAAADAGVRSTPTILLDGKVFVDGTTIDQLAQNLLARVG
- the orn gene encoding oligoribonuclease produces the protein MNERLVWIDCEMTGLDLEADALIEVAALVTDFDLNVLGEGVDLIVKPPTEAIAQMNDFVRSMHEKSGLLEELDHGITMAEAEDRVLAYIREHCPEGSRPPLAGNTVATDRAFLARDMPELEAFLHYRIVDVSSIKELSRRWFPRAYFQAPAKRGNHRALADIRESIEELRYYREAVFVPSPGPDSEAARRIAARHGGALTGLTEEPDSGNPAGA
- a CDS encoding MauE/DoxX family redox-associated membrane protein, which encodes MKEWFGLAARLVVGAVWIVAGAIKLPDPASSVQAVRAYQLLPSSMVPTVGQLLPVIEIVIGLALVVGVLTRGAAVASALLLVGFIAAIWSVWARGLTIDCGCFGGGGFDPNAASKYPWEIARDVGLLLLSGYLVWVGRTRLAVDRLLFHPTTASEGS